gcttggtaaaaatgtaaattgtccctttgtgtgtagaattgtgttaatgtgcagaaatcactggtcggtgcggactcggtgggccgaagggcttgtttccgcactttatctctaatctaaactaaactgcacgttattgtacatgacaataaatttgacttgaattCAAATAATAACCAAAATATATTAACAATCTACAAAATATtacatgtatatatgtgtgcacaACAAAATATAAAAAGTATACTTCCAGTGTAATTCAGGAGTTTTTAAATGCTTATAATTTTTTATGTACTTTGCCAGTGAAATACAGACTACACTTAAACGGAGCACTTTCTTGGGTACTGATATTTGCAAAGTCCATCTTGAATTCATTTACAAATGTAAGTCAAATGGAATGTAGTTTTTTTCTTGAATTACCTTCTGCCTGCCTATCCCTTTCTGAGAGCAATAACTGTGCTAAATTTAAACTCAAGAAGCATGACTCAATGAGAATACATTCCTTTCATTTGTGGCATTGGATTGGAATTCAGATAAAAGGCCAATGGTGTAACTTAATGTGGTATGTACATTCCTGCCCTGAATTAATTTCTTCTGATTAGCAATTTTGCCCTGTATGTGCTCCTTGATGTGGTGCTCACTTACCCTTACTTAACCCATTGTTCCACAAATTTGAACAAATATGACAATTGATTTATCTATACACCATCAAACTGGCTGAACCACTGTGCACTGAAGATCTTGACTGTCAAAACTATTCTCTATTTCGAGATCATCCTCACACGGAAAGATAACCCCAAGCTCTTTACTGCAGATCCTCTTATTTAACCCATTTGCCCTGCCTCTTCCGCTCTCACCTCTAACAAAGATACAGATGGCTTCCTTGCACCATGACTTTCAGCTGCCTTTATCGTTCCTTTTCCTCCCACAAGGACAAGGCTCATTCAGATTCCTGTGCCCTAGCCCAGAGCTTATATTACCTTCTCATTTATTTCCTATTTAAGTTTGTGCCCTCTCCAGCCCATCACTTGATCCATTGATCCTACTCCCACTAAACTACTGACCACCCAACTTTGCAGTCTCTCATAACTTGCAACTCTTTTCTTCACCTTACATCATTAACTCTCAAAAGAGCACCTTGCAAACTACTTTTTTCCCCTCCAAAATCTGTAATTGCACTACAGCGTACAAAATCTTTGTCCATTTTTCCCAAAACTTAAATTTGAATTAGTCTGATCAAAAATTCCACTTTTGCCTAAGTACTGAAAGAGCTCTTAACACAACTATAAATGACATTTGGTCTGATTGAGTTGAAGATAAGCTATTCATTCTGCCTCCAGCCTTTTGACATGTTTCCTGCAATACCTCTCCATTATTGTCTGACTGGAAGGAAACAtacttgtttttttaaatctatttagTCATAGCCAGAGATGCACAATCATTTGCTTCCACCTCCTGTCATTGCACTGTTAACGGTGGGGTTCTCAAGTTCTACTCTTAGATTCCCATCTTCTGTAGTTGCTGAGCAACATCATCCAAAGGCTTGGCATCAGGACATGGAACTCCCTTAACTTCTTTCAAAACTTCCACTGTCTCAAAGCTGTCAGAGTACCTGCCAACATCCAGTCCGAGATAAGCAGAAATTCCCTCCAGGTTCTAGGTTTTCCACTTTTGGCCTCTTGCATATTCTGTATTCTGATTATATCACCACTGAGGGCTGCCCTTTCAAGTACCAATATCCAAAAGTATGGAATTCCTTGCCTAAAGCTCTCCACCTCTGTAACCtttataattattttatttaatgaGTTTTGCGAAAATTTAGGTGCATAATCCTACTTTAGATGCTACATAAATCTTACGTTGGCAATCTAAAGGGTGGCCATAGTGATGCagctgggagagttgctgcctcagagcaccagagaccaggacgcgatcctgaccttgggtgctatctgtgtggtttacacattctcaatctgaccatgtgggtttcctccggatgctacgatttcctcccacatcacaaagagggttaattgaccactgtgaaTTGTACCTagtagggagtgggagagaaagcgGAATAacctggaactagtgtgaatgggtgaccgatggtcgatgtgcactcaatgggccaaagggcctgtttccataatgtatctctaaattatacttttttttaaaattaggtgTAGGAAGTTAAAGCCAAATTTCTCACATCTTTTGATTAGCTTTTGTTATTTCAAATGAAAGGCCATTTAAAATTCAAGGAATGCCTTCAAAAGTGTAATGGTTTTCAGAGATATAGTCGTAATGGGGAAGAAATAGTGCACGTACTTAAGAATTCTATCCTACAAGAGAAAATTGTCACCGCAAGTGTAAACCTACGTACTCTACTTCATTTCAAACTGCTAATAAGCAGCCAGGGAACTCCACCACTTCCTCAGTGCACCTTCCTTTGATCTGGAGGAATGATATagttcaaaaataatttaaaatatggtCCAGTGAGAATGGGGTGTACTTGAAACATGAACAATCAGTCCTGTTACACTGTGTGATAACAGTGTCAAATTAAAACAATTCACTGATTAATAAACTAAAATCCAGTTAGTGTAAAATAAGTAGATGGTCAGTGAAAGTGAAATATtttattaacttttttttaaaaactatcgCTATTCACTTCAACATAATATAAAGTCCAGATATAAATCACGAAATAACTTAATAGTATGAAATTAAATAACAGCAAGAAATTCATACTTGCTTGCAGTTGAAATACTACAAATTTCCTAACATATTAAAAGGACTATGTTTTTAAAAACCTTCCCTTCATATTCTGAACATCTTGTTATCGTTGACCAATAAGGTATTTTCACAACTGAATGAAACCTAACATGTCGATTCGCCATCTGTGCAGCAtcctattttgtttttaattttctttcccGAAATGGAAAGTTGTAATTCGTCCGGAAACTGTGATGCTCTCTGCTCTGAAACCAGCTCACGCTTTGCTTCAGTTCCCGTCTGCTTACTCATTGCCACTGTTCCAGGCACAAACTGAAGCTGAGTCATAGTCCAGCCTTCAGAGAAAACTATTTCACAGAGCCGAACCCCGTTATGTCGACTCGCCCGCCCTCTGCAACAAAAGTCAACCTTAATTTCCCAGCGCCAAGATTTCGGGCGGCTATTCGGAAAATCTCCGGGGATCTCCGCTGGAAGTGAATGGATTTCTTAAATCCAATTTTGTGACTAATCCATCAGAAGATCTTCAACGTTCGGGTAAATTAATAATCGGGACCCATTGGTCCAGGAACCGGCTTTCTTTACAAAAGCAAGAGACTTTGTTCAGTGCTCCGTCTTTCCATGGTGCTGCTTGACTCTGAAATAAAGAAATTGCAAAGACAGCGTCAACAATTGCACCATTTAATTTACTGGCTCTGATTCGTTTCCAAATCCCACACAGTACTTTGACCCAAATTAGTTCATACACGGACATGTCACTCCACTGGGTGAACTATGGCACGCCATCTATTGGTGCAAAACCTTCGAGGGATATTCTGAAGTCGGCTGCATCTGGCCGTGAAGATGACAAACTATATAGGGATCTTCGTAGTAATTTGTTTTGTCAACATCAAGTGGGATTTACGCAAATTACTTTTAATTCGTTGTTGAGAATCAAAGGGGAGAAGTTGCTCATTTCATCTCATTTGATCCTGCACAGCGTTATGATATCAGTAGTCCCTGGCTTGTTTAGTCGCGGCCGTTTGATATATTATTATTGGGAGCAGAGTAACACTCACTGTAACCAATATGCAATGCAGATCTTTGGGTTcgtcttccccctccatcccgccCAGGATCTCGGCCAAACGGTGCATGTTGTTCACCCTCATGATGTTAATGTCATTTTCGCAGCAAAAAGCTTGTATCAGAGTAAAATGAATTTGCAATGCCACATCCACGTCACCCCCCTCATCCGTGGAAAGCAAACATAAAACAACGTTGTCTGGATCCCTGTTGAAAAGGGAAAATATAAATCAAGCGATTAGACAAAGGCAAATAATCCCTAAAACAAAATATGCGATGAAAAAAAAGAAACGGTGCGTAAGTCCGTTTGTTTTATGGACACTTACGCGTTTAGGAGTTTTGCTGCCTCAAACACTCCGACTGTGATGCAGCCTTGCGCTAACGCGGAGAACAAAACTTCTTCCAGAGCTTTCCCCACCACATCCATCCTGTCACAAAAGTCAACAATTAATCGGGATCGTCAGCGACAATCTGTATTAGACACCACAGAGGAATAATTCTCTGTCACAGTCCGCTCAAACAAATGCAAATTTAGAAAAATCATCAAAAATGATTCAAATGTGAGGAGAAAATTAAAGTTCCTAATCGACGCTCAATGCAAATCAAAGGTCAGCTCTGCGCACAAGCTATCTATCCATCAGTCAAACATAGTTCCACTAACTTTAAAAAATGCAATCGTTGGGCTTTGTAGCATTATTTTTACCTGTCCGTTTTTTGGTCGCCTGTGAGTTCTTCAAAAGTCATTATGTTTGGAAGGGGTTGCGCGGGCTGCCGTTGCTGTCTTTGCTTGCAAAAGATGCACCAAGTCCATGCAAGTTGGTTGCGCTGCGCTGCCTGTGTGAGCGTCGCCAGTTCCTGCACCAGCGCCGGGGGGCGGGGCCACGACCCGGGGCCCGACGTCAGCAGCCCAACCCACCAATCCACTGCTCGCATCTCCCCGCATATTTGCATTGCCGCGACGCCATTGGCTGGTTCGATTTATGCTAATGAGCGCAGAGGTCTGTCCCCGAGCCGCCGGGGACAAAGGGTCAGCCcggcggagggagggagagagggagagagggagagagggaaggaagggcGGGCGCCTGCCTTCACACCGCTCCCTGCATTTGTCAGTCAACTGGGGTTGTCAGTGCTTTTCATTTGCACCTTTGCCCTGTGAAGTTATGCATATAAAACAACCATCTTCCGTGTTTTGTTTTGTGGAAGAAAAGCGTGCCGAATGTATAgacacaataaacaataaacaataaataaaAGCTGCAAGATTAGACAAACAGTATCACCTCGAATATTAACACCTGGATTTGCACAGATATCGCCATTCCTGTTGGATTGGTTGGTGTCTTGGTACTTATTATTATGACCATATTTCAAAGGTTTAAAAACTGCCTGGAAAGCATTTCGAGACATAATAAAGTCATAAAAGGTACGACAGCAATGCAAGTTTTACCTTCCAACTCGATATTGCTAAATGTTGTCGTAGATGTCTCAAGACTTGCAGTGAGAGCAATAAATGCACTCTGCCAATGTCAGCCACATCCCcggaacatatttttttaatgtataagTATGGTGCTAAAGGATTCACAGTGGATATTTGAAATAGGCATAAAGGAAGTTTAATGTTACAAAACATGTGTGCATAATCAGTGTATGCAAAACATTGGGAAACGGGGACCTGAGTGTAAAAGTCGAAGAATTCCTGAAGATGGCAGCACAGGTGGataaagtggtgaagaaggcatgcaGGATGTTTACTTTCGTTTGCTAGAGCATAGGATATTAATAGCAGGGAGGTTATGGCACAACTTTATAAAATATTATTTGGACCACAGCTGGAGTGCATTGCTGCTTGCcacacttgaggaaggacatgattgcattggatagggtgcagaagattttcaccaggatgttgcctgggaaggAGCATTGCAGTTATTGCAAGAAATGAGATagtctgggtttgttttccttagaGTTGAGGAAGCTGAGGgaagatctgatagaggtgtacaaaattataaagGGCATAAATTCGGTAGACAGGAGGAAACCTTTCCCCATAGCAGCGTATTCACAACTAGAGGGAATAGGTTGAAAAGGTAAGAATTTGTAGGGGATTTGTATTTTCATAGCCTGAGGGATTCAGGCTCATCAACAAAATGGTGCAAGAAGTTGATTGTGCTATCAAGCCACATTTCCCAATAAACTGCTCATTAATGCCCAGTGTGGCTGTTGATGTGACCATTCATCTCCAGATCTCATGATGGTTTTGATCTTTAAGACTTTACCTAaatttctgttttttaaaaaagtaattaaaaagcatTGGAACTCTGTAGCCTATGTGCCAGAATACACAACTTTAATTCAcagggtgcaactggtagagctgctacttcacagcaccagagacctgggttcgatcctgactttggtgctgtctgtgtggagattccgTGTTCTtcttatgaccatgtgggtttcctccagttgctctggtttcctcccacatcccaaagacctgcgggtttgtaggttaatttgcttttttaATTTGCCCCAAgtctgtagggaatggatgcggaagtgagatagcatagaactagtgtgaataggtcatCATTGatctgtgtggactcagtgggccgaagtgcctgtttccatgctgtatctttaaattcagTTCTTTCTGCATCTGAAAATACATCCCATCTAGATCATCCACTGTTCTTATTAACTCTTTTAAAGCTATACATGGTTTTATTGCCACATATTTACCCAAATACTGCACAGCCTTCCCACTTAGTCTATCTCAGTTTTTATCCTCACAAGCTCCATCCATAATTACAACTGCTAACAACTAACAAACATGgcacgattagcaagtttgctgatgatcagtgttgcagtgctaattttttaggtgccggagctgtcactggtgccggagtggccactgttaaattctccgctggttaaaattccccgctgtttattttggcttttctttacggaggtgccggagcggcactccggagagctccggcagcactgcacgcCTGCtgttgatacaaaagtgggtggttttgcagatagtgaagatggttgtgaaagattgcagcaggatctggattggttGGCCAGgtcagctgaggaatggttgatggaatttaatacagagaagtgtgaggtgttgcattttgggatgtctaacaaggacaggacctaaatgggaggcctctggggagtgttatagagcagagggatccatgtgtgcaggtgcatggttccttgaaggtcgagtcgcagatagataatgtggtcaaaaaggcttttggtatagaaagttgggaggtcatgttgcagcccaacataagacgttggtgggactgcatttagaatattgtgttcagtctgggcaccatgttataggaaagatattgtcaagcttaaaagggttcagagaagatttacgtggatattgccaggtctagaggatgtgagctaaagggagaggttgagtaggctgggtctctattccttggagcacaggaggatgacaggtgatcttatagaggtgtacaaaatcatgagaggaatagatcgggtagatgcacacagtctcttgcccagagtaggggaattgaggaccagaggacataggttcaaggtgaagtggaaaagatttaataggaatctgaggggtaactttttcatacaaatggtggtgggtgtatggaacaagctgccagagggggtagttgaggctgggactatcccaatgtttaagaaacaattagacaggtacattggtaggactggtttggagcgcaggcaggtgggactagtgtagctgggacatgttggccggtgtgggcaagttgggccgaagagcctgtatccacactgtatcactgtgattCTAATCACAAATGAGAGCTACTAATTCAGCCTCTCAGCTATTTTGGTTATGGACAATATGAGGATGACCATCACTCTAGGTCAAACATAAGATTCAGGCTATTGTTGCAAAAAGGTTTGGGGTTGTTGATGTAGGTGgggcatgacaatagacaataggtgcaggagtaggccattcggcccttcgagccagcaccgccattcactgtgatcatggctgatcatccacaatcagtaccccattcctgccttctccccatatcccttgacaccgctatctttaagagctctttctaactctctcttgaaagcatccagagaattgacctccactgccttctgaggcagagaattccacagattcacaactctctgagtgaaaaagtttttcctcatctctgttctaaatggcctaccccttattcttaaactgtggtccctggttctgacgACTGGCCCACAATTGAACCTTTGATATCAGGCACTCGGGTTGGTACTGTGACAAAGGGAGCAATAGATTTCACTTGTCACTCCCTATTGTGACAAAGGGAGCAATAGATTTCACTTGCTTGTATGGTATAtattaaattaaatatatatCGGCTGAGTGAGTGGATTTTGGAGTTGATGCCTTTTTCAAAGTTACTGCCTTCACATATACATTTTAGATCGGGCAGGTGAAACTATTCACCATGCCAAGTGACCCTGGGCTTGCCTCTGGGGAGTGAGAGAGCAATGAAGTGCAGCAACTGCCCAGAGAGCAACACTTCATGGACTTGAGCAATGTCAATGCTTGGAATAGAACTTGTTCcttttcctcttcttcttctctaACAGTCCCTCAGCATTCAGGATGACATACTTCCACTCTGGTTTTGTGGGATTTAAGGTAGCTAATGAGATAAATCTGGGAGTGGCAGATTCTTCCACAAATGGGGCATAGGATGTCTGATGAGGCAGACAAGTTGTAGCTTGTGATGTGGTGCATTCTTTCCGTCACTTCCGAGGGTTTTTTGAGTTCCGAATGCATATCCTCAAGTACCATCCTAAATGGTGTCTCTCCACATTCAGTAGACATGGGCCAGAGGTGTCTGGGAGTCaatggagatgttgcattttttcAAGGAGACTTTAAACCTCATCTTTGAATCTTTTCCTCGCTTAGCTTGGTAATCTCATCCCTTGACAGAAATCGGAATAGACTGTCAAAAGTTGTCTTCCAAGATACAGGACTTGCTGCAAACATAGAATAGTACCACACAGGAACAGACCGTTTGTCCAACAATatccatgtcaaacatgatgccaagttaaactaatagtCTCTGTcttcacgtgatccatatccctccattccctgtatatccatgtgcctatttaaaagcctctaaaTGCAACTTCCGTGTCTGCCCCCTCCATCACctccttccaggcacccaccatcctttgtgtcaaaaaactgcccctcacatctcctttaaactttgccctctagtctttgacatttgtactctgggaaaaagattctgactatctacccttccCATGCTTTTCATATTGGTTTATACTTATATCAGGTCTTCCTTCAACCTCTGACGCGCCATAGAAAACAATCCGATTGTTCATCAGAAGGCATACAGTATTCTTATCTTCATaggttgaggcattgagtataagagacaGGAAGCATTTACATTCTTCCTGCAATAGGGCGActagaattgtacacaatactccaaatgcggcctcaccaaagttttgtgcagctgtaacatgacttcatgactcttatactcaatgcctcaacctATGAAGGTAAGAATACCATATGCTTTCTCTGCCACTCTGTCGACAGGTGTTGCCACTttgagtgagctatgaacttggaccccaGGATTCCCCTGTACATCAGTGCTGTGAAagctcttgccattaactgtatactttccctttacattcaacctcctaAAATACAACACCTTACACTTTCTCGTCCTTAATTGTTGGAGAGGGCAAGCAGGTAGAGGAATTTTCTCTCAAGGATATTGAGTGTAAGGGCCTAACCCCGTAAGCACTTTGATGAAAGCACCATTGAAGGCTTGGTGCACTTTCTCTGAGCAAATGCAAACATGAGCACCATCAAACATGAGCACACATCACCACGGCAGTTCGAACACTGAGGTTTCTGGAATGCACTCAGTGTAGGATGAACAGATTGTTGATGAGATAGAGGATCCTTCCATTAtgttaattgtgtaggaaaataactgcagatgctggtacaaatcgaaggtatcacaaaatgctggagtaactcagcaggtcaggcagcatctaggagagagggaatgggtgatgtttcgggacgagacccttcttcagactaatgtcaggggggcgggacaaagaaaggatataggtggagacaggaagacagtgggagaactgggaagggggaggggaagagagggacagaggaactatcgaaagttggtgcgtaggagggcaggaggaatcacagagggggagcagcgagagcatgttgctaaactctcgtcgaagagaggaggagaacttcttcaaagtagacataccttgaggagaaatcgcagtggagcggcaagttctgtaggaaaataactgcagatgctggtacaaatcgaaggtatcacaaaatgcaggagtaactcagcaggtcaggcagcatccaggagagggaatgggtgacatttcaggtcgagacctttcttctgatgttaggggggcgggacaaagaaaggatataggtggacttcatgctgatgtcaggggggcgaacgggaccccactactggcaacatcttcccatctcctccccttcctgcgttccgcagagaccgttccctccgtaactccctggtccacttgtcctttcctaccccctccccaggcactttaccctgcaaccgcaggaggcaCAACACctgtcccccctcgactccatccaaggaccaaacagtctttccaggtgagacagaagttcacctgcacctcctccaacctcatctattgtatccgctgctctagatgtcaacttctctacatcggcgagaccaaacgcaggctcggcgatcgtttcgctcaacatcttcgctcagtccgccttaaccaacctgatctcccggtggctgagcacttcaactccccctcccactcccagtctgacctttctgtcatgggcctcctccagtgccatagtgaggcccaccggaaattggaggaatagcacctcatatttcgcttggacagcttacagcccagcagtatgaacattgacttctccaactttagatagttcctctgtccctctcttcccctcccccttcccagttctccctctatcttcctgtctccacctatatcctttctttgtcccgccccctgacatcagtctgaagaagggcatcgacccgaaatgtcacccattccctctctcctagaagctgcctgacctgctgagttactccagcattttgttactgTTCCATATAGCTACTGTTTCAGTCCTCTCTTCCACCAATCTACcttccccctttattcccagtcatctgttccactctctctcctcttctccatcccactctcccccctagcAACTCAATTCCGCTCTCCCCGTTTCCTCCGAAACTCTTTTcgccacacctccctccatgctcccccccccccccccccccctcctccggactttactttccatttctataggcactttccctcacacattcggccttttctcagcccttacctgtccgtacctctctctctctctactattctggcccatactcccaaaatcctgtgactccctctcacccatcccaaaagctcgggccctctttatcaccaatcccccggccttctctcctcacttcctgggccctgtctcctccttctaccacctcctctacccacaccttgcatgcctctcagcatccactacTCCAATACTCCCTACTTCGTCCCTCTTACCCCTCTACCTCCAGTCCCACCTCTACTCATTCCTCCGGCtctaccttttccacattcctctggtcctccctgtctctacttctctggcaccctcggCTCCCACTCCTCCGCCCCTCTTCTCACAATCCTCCATAATTCtccccacggtggtgcagcggtagagttgctgctttgcagcgcttgcagcaccagagacccaggttctatcccaatttggcatggagtttgtacgttctccccaagactgtgtgggttttctccgagatcttcggtttcctcccacactgcaaagacatacaggtttgtaggttaattggcttggtgtatgtgtaaagttgtccctggtgtgtgcggggatcgctggtcggtacggacggtgggctgaagggcctgttttcacgctgtatctctaaatgaaacccctccatcacccactctcttagagtcccgtattagccccttgggctgctgtaggccctgacaatataggcccggacagtgtaggctaaaggagctcgttaacgttaacggagttcggggagcggggtcgagtgtgttcggggagcggggccgagtgtgtacagggagcggggcccagtgtgttcggggagcgggggcgaGTGTgtacggggagcggggccgagtgtgtatggggagcggggctgagtgtgttcggggaaccgggccgagtgtgttcggggagcggggcccagtgtgttcggggagcggggcccagtgtgtacggggagcggggccgagtgtgtacggggagcggggccaagtgtgtacggggagcggggcccagtgtgttcggggagcgacgcccagtgtgttcggggagcggggccgagtgtgtacggggagcggggccgagcgtGTACGGGGAGcagggcccagtgtgttcggggagcggggccgagtgtgtacggggagcggggcccagtgtgttcggggagcggggcccagtgtgttcggggagcggggccgagtgtgtacggggagcggggccgagtgtgtacggggagcggggcccagtgtgttcggggagcggggccgagtgtgtacggggagcggggcccagtgtgttcggggaaccgggccgagtgtgttcgcggagcggggccgagtgtgttcatcgAACAtaggttgcaacccgcctcccggcccgggcggccgtcattggtggagcgggagcacgtggccactggcttgGTGAGATCATGTGGggcgtgggcggtgacgtcatcttgtcccgtatttaaggcccttttataacatatgctacgggccccgcactagaTTAATCCGGCCCTGCTCTGAACATTAATGCTCTTAAAGATCCTGACATTAACTGTACACTCCCTCCTTACAGTCAATCTCCCAAAGTACATCACCTCACAcatgctcgggttaaactccatctgccatttctctgtccatttctaCAGCTGACCAATATACTGCTGTATCCCTCACAACATTATTCACAACATTATTCTGTTCCAATTTCAGTGACATCAGCAAACATACTAACCAGCCCGTCTACATTTACTTCTATGTCAATACTTCTATTTatacatatcacaaacagcagaggtgccAGCACAGATCCGTGTGGAAATCCACTggccacagacctccagccagaatatctatctGCCATCAcccctctgtttagtttagagataaaacgtggaaacaggccattcagcccaccaattctGCACCGACCGgagatcacccgtacattagttctatcctacacgctgggaacaatttacagaagccaattaacctacaaacctgtacgattttggtgtgtgggaggaaaccagagcactctttCATGTACTGTATCACATCATTGATGTTGATCCAAACAACAACCGTGGTATCGTCATCAACTTTAAAGATCGGGTTGGCAGTGTTGACATAATCATGAGtgtaaagagagagagataattcAGAGACTCCAAGATTTCAGTAAAGATTAAAGACAAGCCAGGTGCAGAATATCAATGTCCTCCT
The sequence above is a segment of the Rhinoraja longicauda isolate Sanriku21f chromosome 11, sRhiLon1.1, whole genome shotgun sequence genome. Coding sequences within it:
- the LOC144597792 gene encoding growth arrest and DNA damage-inducible protein GADD45 alpha-like, translating into MTFEELTGDQKTDRMDVVGKALEEVLFSALAQGCITVGVFEAAKLLNADPDNVVLCLLSTDEGGDVDVALQIHFTLIQAFCCENDINIMRVNNMHRLAEILGGMEGEDEPKDLHCILVTSQAAPWKDGALNKVSCFCKESRFLDQWVPIINLPER